GAGATACAGGATGTAACTCAAGGCTTTAGCCTTGAGAATAAAATAAGGAGGTATTGCAATGAAAAGATTATTATTTCTACTTATAGCAGCGGTTTTTGTATTCGGCATTTCTGCCTCTACAAGCAGCGCTGTAAATATTGGTCTGCCTATTAAAGGGGTCAGGACACTTATTGATGTGAGCAGCGTGGATGTGGCTGTCAAGAGAGGTGAGGCACAGGTAATCAATAAATTAGACCCAAAAACCAAGGGCGGGCAATGGGCTATTGGTCAGGCAAAGAAACTTGGTGTAGCACTCTCAGGCAAGACAGTAGTTTATGATATAACCGCTGTTGAGGCTACACAGGATATTGCGGGTGTAGAATTTCCTGTATGGGCATTTGTGCCTACAAACAAGGTTCAGGGTGATAAGGTAGTAGGTTTTAACAATCCACACGGTCCTGTCCCTGGTCCAACCGTTATTGCAGATGAAGGTGATTTAGTAAGGGTTATTTTAAGAAATAAGAGCAAAAACAATCATACCATTCATATACACGGTCCTACAGTTATAAGGTATGACCACGACGGCACAATGAATGTGGCGCAGGTGCCTGTAAAGCCGGATGAGGAGTTTACTTATGAGTTTGTAGCATCCCCTGTCGGCACCCACATCTATCACTGCCATGTGAATGCCAATGAGCATATGGACATGGGGCTTTACGGCGGCATTATAATCCATCCCGCGAATAAGGAAAAGGTAGACCAGGACCTTCTTGTTATTCTGGATGAGTGGGATTCCAAATTCTCCAAAGAAGAGGGTTTTAAACCAACCGGCGCAGAGCAGAAGCAGAGCGCAGAGGTGGGTCATCCGAGGAATATCGGCCATTATAACCTGTTTACCATTAATGGAAATGCATGGACAGATGAATACCCGAATGTAGTTCTTGCAAAGACAGGGGCTAATGAAAAAATCAGAGTTAGATTTGTTAACATGGGCAGTTGGCCCCATAACATACATCTGCATGGACACACCCTCACA
This genomic window from Deltaproteobacteria bacterium contains:
- a CDS encoding multicopper oxidase domain-containing protein, encoding MKRLLFLLIAAVFVFGISASTSSAVNIGLPIKGVRTLIDVSSVDVAVKRGEAQVINKLDPKTKGGQWAIGQAKKLGVALSGKTVVYDITAVEATQDIAGVEFPVWAFVPTNKVQGDKVVGFNNPHGPVPGPTVIADEGDLVRVILRNKSKNNHTIHIHGPTVIRYDHDGTMNVAQVPVKPDEEFTYEFVASPVGTHIYHCHVNANEHMDMGLYGGIIIHPANKEKVDQDLLVILDEWDSKFSKEEGFKPTGAEQKQSAEVGHPRNIGHYNLFTINGNAWTDEYPNVVLAKTGANEKIRVRFVNMGSWPHNIHLHGHTLTQITQDGRPTPGRPQSDSVAILPGERKDYVFEANQEGRWVWHCHIVAHATNDGVYHGGLLMAVVYVGKMSDGSVGPHGIDLDVYPLGKPVKIGQKPFDAL